GGCCGTGAGGTCGCCGAGGAGATGGCGCCGGGCCGGCTCTACCTGCTCGGCCCGGGCACGACGGTCGCGGCCGTGGGCGACGCGCTCGGCGTGGCGACCACTCCGCTCGGGGTGGACGCCGTGCTCGACGGGACGCTCGTGGCCGCCGACGCGAGCGAGGCCGAGCTGCTCGCCCTGCTCGGGCAGCACCCGGACGCCACGCTGGTCCTCGGGGTCGTGGGCGGGCAGGGCTTCCTCCTGGGTCGCGGCAACCAGCAGCTGTCCCCGTCGGTCCTGCGGGCCGTCGGCACCGACCGCATCGAGGTCCTGGCCACCCCCGACAAGGTGGCCGCCCTCGACGAGCCGGTCCTCCACGTCGACGTCGACGACCCCGACCTGGCCGCCCGCCTGGTCGGCTACCACCGGGTGCGGACCGGCCGCACCCGCAGCACCGTGCTCAGGGTCGTGGCGTGAGCCCCGACCACACCGGCTGGGAAGGAGCCTGAGGTGGCCCATCCGTACATGCCCAACTCCACCGACGACGCCAAGGCGAGGATGCTGGCGGCGGTCGGGGTGGCCGACGTGGACGAGCTCTTCGAGCAGATCCCCGACGACCACGTCTCGCGCACACCCAACGGGCTCGCGCCCGGCGTGCGCTCCGAGGCGACGCTGCGCCGCCACGTGCGCCGGCTGATCGACCGCAACGACGACTGCGTGGCCAACGCCAGCTTCCTCGGCGGCGGCCTCTGGCAGCACCACGTGCCGGCCGTCGTCGACGAGATCGTCACGCGCAGCGAGTTCCTCACCTCCGAGTGGGGCACGCCGTCCTCCGACCTCGGGCGCAACCAGGCGTGGTTCGAGTTCGCCTCACTGCTCGGCGACCTGCTGGAGATGGACTTCGTCGGCCTGCCGGTCTACAGCTGGGGCAGCGCCGCCGGCTACGCGATCCGGATGGCCGCCCGGATGACCGGGCGCGGCGAGGTGGTCGTCGCGTCGTCCCTCAGCCCCGAGCGGCTCAAGGTGATCCGGACCTACTGCGGCACCGAGGGCGGCAACGACCTGATCACGGTCCGCGTCGTCGACGTGGACCCCGCGACCGGCACCCTGGACCCGGCGGCCCTGGCCCTCGGCCCGGACACCGCCGCGGTCTACCTCGAGACCCCCAACTACCTGGGCGTGGTCGAGACCGCGGCCGCCGAGATCGCCGCGGCGGCGCGGGCCAACGGCACCGAGACCGTGCTCGGCGTCGACCCCAGCTCGCTCGGGCTGCTGGCCACCCCGGCCCAGCTCGGCGCGGACATCGTCGTCGGCTCCACCCAGCCGCTCGGCATCCACCTGCACGCCGGCGGCGGTGTGGGCGGCTTCATCGCCACCCGCGACGAGGAGCGCTACGCCCGGCAGTACCCGACGCTCCAGGTCAGCCTGGGCAGCACCACCGAGGACGAGCACTCCTTCGGCATGGTGCTCTTCGGCCAGTCGTCGTACGGCGCGCGCGAGGACGGCAACGACTGGACCGGCAACTCGGTCTACCTCTGGACCGTGGCCAACGCCGTGTACATGTCGCTGCTCGGCCCCGACGGCTTCGCCGAGCTCGGCCGGACCATCCTGGCCAACGCGCAGTACGCCGCACGCCGGGTCGCGGAGATCGACGGTGTCGAGGTCCGCTGGGACGGCTTCTTCAAGGAGTTCGTCGTGGACTTCTCGGCCACCGGCCGCACGGTCGCCGAGATCAACGCCGGGCTGCGCGAGCACGGCGTCTTCGGCGGCAAGGACCTCTCCGCCGACTTCCCCGGCCTCGGCCAGAGCGCGCTGTACTGCGTGACCGAGGTGCATACCGCCGACGACATCGAGCTGTTGACCGACTCCTTGAGGAAGGTGCTGGCATGAGCGGGCTGCGCAGGTACCACGCCCCGGTGTGGGACGAGCCGCTGATCATGGAGATGTCCGCGCCCGGGCGGCGCGGCAACGTCCCGCCGGAGCCGATCGAGGAGCTCGACCCGGCCAGCGTGCTGCCCGCCGGGCTGCTGCGGGCCACGCGCGCGGCGCTGCCCGAGGTGGCCGAGCCCGACGTGCTGCGCCACTACCTGCACCTCTCGCAGGAGACGATGGGCATGATCGGCATCAGCCTGTTCGGCACCTGCACGATGAAGTACAACCCGCGGGCCGGCGAGCAGCTCGCGCAGCGCGACGGCCTGGCCGAGCTGCACCCCGACCAGGACGACAGCACCCTGCAGGGCCTGCTCGAGGTCGTGCACCGCTTCGACCTGATGCTGCGCGGGCTGTCCGGGATGGACCGGTTCGTCTTCCAGGCCGGAGGGGGCGCCGCCGCGGCGTTCACCCACGCCACCGTGACCCGCGCCTACTTCGCCGAGCGCGGCGAGCTGGCCCAGCGCCGCGACGTCATCACCACCCAGCAGGCGCACCCGTGCAACCCGGCCACGGCCGCGGCGGCGGGCTTCAACGTCATCACCCTGCCGCTGGAGTCCGACGGCTACCCGTCGCTGGACGCGCTCAAGGCCGTGGTCTCCGACCGCACCGCCGCGCTGATGATGAACAACCCCGACGACATGGGCATCTACAACCCGCACGTCAAGGAGTGGGTGCGCACGGTCAAGGACGCCGGCGGGCTGGCCTTCTACGACCACGCCAACTTCAACGGCGTGATGGGCCGGCTGCGGGCCGCGGAGCTCGGCTTCGACGCCTGCATGTTCATGCTCCACAAGACCTTCGGGGTCTCCAAGGGCGGTGGCGGACCGGCCGTCGGCGCCTACGGCTGCACCGAGGAGCTCGCGCCGTACCTGCCGGGACCGCTGGTCGAGAAGACCGACGACGGCTACGTGCGCCGCGAGAACCCCAGCGGCGTGGGCCGGGTCCGGGAGTACTCCGGGAACCTCAACCAGGTCGTCAAGGCCTACTCCTGGCTCACGGCGATGGGCGGGGACGGGATCAAGGAGGCCGCCGACCTGTCGGTGCTGGCCAACAACTACATGGAGACCCGGCTGCTCGCGCTCCCCGGCGTCACCAAGGCGATCCCGACCATGACCAAGCACCGGCTGGAGATGACGCGCTTCAGCCTGGAGGAGTGGTCGGCCGAGACCGGCCTCAAGGCGACCGACGTCCAGAACCGGATGGCCGACTTCGGCATCGACGCCATGTGGCTGAGCCACGAGCCGTGGATCGTCCCCGAGCCGTTCACCCCGGAGGCCGGCGAGAGCTGGTCGCTGGAGGACATCGACTACTGGATCGACGTGCTCGCGCACGTGCTCGAGGAAGGCCGCACCGACCCGGAGAAGGTCCGGACGGCTCCGCACGAGCAGGTGGTCGCGCAGTTCGACGGCGCCGGGCTCGACCGCCCCGACGGCTGGGCCACCACCTGGCGCGCCCACCGGCGCAAGACCGGCCGCGCGTGAGCGCCGACCGGCCGCCGGTCGCGGTGGTCGGCGGCGGGAGCATCGGCGTCGCCTGGGCGCTGGTCTTCGCCCGCGCCGGTCACGAGGTGGCGATCTTCGACGTGGCCGCCGGGCGCCGGGGGGCGGTGCCCGGCGAGCTGCGCGAGCGGCTCGACGAGCTGGTGGCCCACGGGCTGCTGGCCGATCCCGAGCCGGTCGCGTCCCGCGTCCGCGTGGCGCAGACGCTCGCGCTCGCGG
This genomic window from Nocardioides anomalus contains:
- the gcvPB gene encoding aminomethyl-transferring glycine dehydrogenase subunit GcvPB, with protein sequence MSGLRRYHAPVWDEPLIMEMSAPGRRGNVPPEPIEELDPASVLPAGLLRATRAALPEVAEPDVLRHYLHLSQETMGMIGISLFGTCTMKYNPRAGEQLAQRDGLAELHPDQDDSTLQGLLEVVHRFDLMLRGLSGMDRFVFQAGGGAAAAFTHATVTRAYFAERGELAQRRDVITTQQAHPCNPATAAAAGFNVITLPLESDGYPSLDALKAVVSDRTAALMMNNPDDMGIYNPHVKEWVRTVKDAGGLAFYDHANFNGVMGRLRAAELGFDACMFMLHKTFGVSKGGGGPAVGAYGCTEELAPYLPGPLVEKTDDGYVRRENPSGVGRVREYSGNLNQVVKAYSWLTAMGGDGIKEAADLSVLANNYMETRLLALPGVTKAIPTMTKHRLEMTRFSLEEWSAETGLKATDVQNRMADFGIDAMWLSHEPWIVPEPFTPEAGESWSLEDIDYWIDVLAHVLEEGRTDPEKVRTAPHEQVVAQFDGAGLDRPDGWATTWRAHRRKTGRA
- the gcvPA gene encoding aminomethyl-transferring glycine dehydrogenase subunit GcvPA is translated as MAHPYMPNSTDDAKARMLAAVGVADVDELFEQIPDDHVSRTPNGLAPGVRSEATLRRHVRRLIDRNDDCVANASFLGGGLWQHHVPAVVDEIVTRSEFLTSEWGTPSSDLGRNQAWFEFASLLGDLLEMDFVGLPVYSWGSAAGYAIRMAARMTGRGEVVVASSLSPERLKVIRTYCGTEGGNDLITVRVVDVDPATGTLDPAALALGPDTAAVYLETPNYLGVVETAAAEIAAAARANGTETVLGVDPSSLGLLATPAQLGADIVVGSTQPLGIHLHAGGGVGGFIATRDEERYARQYPTLQVSLGSTTEDEHSFGMVLFGQSSYGAREDGNDWTGNSVYLWTVANAVYMSLLGPDGFAELGRTILANAQYAARRVAEIDGVEVRWDGFFKEFVVDFSATGRTVAEINAGLREHGVFGGKDLSADFPGLGQSALYCVTEVHTADDIELLTDSLRKVLA